The Deltaproteobacteria bacterium nucleotide sequence GATTTTTTTCAACAATATGTTTTGCCAACCGATACGGTGTTGGATTTAGGTGCTGGGGATGGAAATTTTATTAAGAATATTCGAGCGCGAAAGCGCCTCGCTGTGGATATTAGTCCACATGTTTTGGCACTTCGACAGGAAGGGATAGAGACTATTCAGGCCCCAGCAACTCAGTTAAGCGATTCTGTCGGCTCTTTGGTCGACGTGGTATTTATGAGCAATTTTTTGGAGCACATGCCGCATAAAAGTGTCGCTATTAAGGTTTTGGAGGAGTGTTATTCTGTGTTAAAACCCGGGGGAAAGGTGCTAGTGTTGCAGCCAAATATTCGGTATACGGGTGCTGCGTATTGGGATTATAGCGATCACCATATTCCGCTTACAGAGCACAGTT carries:
- a CDS encoding class I SAM-dependent methyltransferase — translated: MVVPWEEGASKEETVYAKRFSEIEDRVRQETWKVLVEDFFQQYVLPTDTVLDLGAGDGNFIKNIRARKRLAVDISPHVLALRQEGIETIQAPATQLSDSVGSLVDVVFMSNFLEHMPHKSVAIKVLEECYSVLKPGGKVLVLQPNIRYTGAAYWDYSDHHIPLTEHSLVEMLEVCGFEIEKVVPRFLPYTVKSRIGKLAGPATVRLYLKCRMLWRLFGQQTFVVAYKPS